From one Paramormyrops kingsleyae isolate MSU_618 chromosome 1, PKINGS_0.4, whole genome shotgun sequence genomic stretch:
- the garem gene encoding GRB2-associated and regulator of MAPK protein 1 isoform X1: MDVGLMLYNNLKDVTWSTASIPLDRLVSVYRLPQIVKLDSGELVEGLRENDYVLIHSSRQWTTVTAHSLEEGHYVIGPKIEIPVHYEGQFKLLEQDRDIKEPVQYFSSVEEVAKAFPERVYVMEDIIFNVKVASGECNEDTEVYNITLSTGDELTLMGQAEILYAKTSKEKSRLNTIFKKIGKLNSISKLGRGKMPCLICMNHRTNESISLPFQCKGQFSTRSPLELQMQEGEHTIRNIVERTRLPVNVTVPSSPPRNQHDLHLIREGHRYKLVNIQTKTVVVCCVLRSNKIIPIHFPLHLAMPKFIIPEGLLQTELWLDTMVHRWFSFCQEQFDIDDYSRAVRDVRTDWIEDGKSPKKSSKNGSSSSTCPSHSNVPNSLTYAREELTQSFHRLSVCVYGSNLHGNSEVNLQGCKNLCGDWALAPHDSLHDSVDNKYLFSESVEELRQPVLVKPDLPYEELWLDQDMSQLPTQTASCSGKHITCDVKRSSLNSKCTAGTQLYPASGPVSSITVSDIYIPPPPVPPKSEAVKEECRLLNAPPVPPRCSKPSTTSHTVAVLCTNSQQQKTRSPSPTLSYYSSGLHNIGLGDKGVTQPDEQNPVCYPCNWMKQDTLKDEKTSPCGSPDSAPLRLSWPNNFSEADSHENNFLPGQCRSYYSYPRKKMSSTSKGYTSTSFDPDGKEVSEASTLPTKCNEASQKAHNYIKSSYSLEMYNDKSLADCSTKQSLSCPLLPPRVPKSVEESENKDLSSMTVAVVETKQVSENSPVDKEDDCTFGTKDFTNDVFSISYPCYPPLQLGPQSCNNGSSWKPPTNLSGLSIEEVSNSLRFIGISEDIVTLFVSEKIDGNLLLQLTEDILSEDFKLSKLQVKKLMQFINGWRPKM; the protein is encoded by the exons ATGGATGTGGGATTAATGCTATATAACAACCTGAAAGATGTGACATGGAGCACGGCGTCAATCCCCTTAGATCGGCTTGTCAGTGTTTACAGGCTGCCCCAGATTGTGAAGCTTGACAGCG GTGAGTTGGTGGAGGGGCTGCGAGAAAATGACTACGTTTTAATACATTCGAGTCGGCAGTGGACTACAGTTACTGCTCACAGTCTAGAGGAGGGCCATTATGTCATTGGGCCTAAAATAGAAATTCCAGTTCATTATGAAG GTCAGTTTAAGCTGTTGGAACAAGACCGAGACATAAAGGAGCCAGTGCAATACTTCAGCAGCGTCGAGGAAGTTGCTAAAGCATTTCCTGAACGTGTTTATGTGATGGAAGATATAATATTTAATGTTAAG GTGGCTTCAGGTGAATGCAATGAGGATACTGAAGTTTACAATATTACGCTGAGCACAGGGGATGAGCTCACTTTGATGGGCCAGGCAGAAATTCTGTATGCAAAAACGTCCAAAGAAAAGTCCAGGCTCAACACGATCTTCAAGAAGATCGGAAAGCTGAACTCCATCAGCAAGCTTGGGCGCGGGAAGATGCCCTGCCTGATCTGCATGAACCACAGGACCAACGAGAGCATCAGCCTGCCGTTCCAGTGTAAAGGCCAGTTCAGCACCCGCAGCCCCCTCGAGCTGCAGATGCAGGAGGGTGAACACACCATCCGCAACATCGTAGAGCGGACACGTCTCCCCGTCAACGTCACCGTCCCAAGCTCGCCTCCCCGGAACCAGCACGACCTCCACCTCATCCGAGAAGGCCACCGCTACAAGCTAGTCAACATCCAGACAAAGACGGTAGTCGTCTGCTGCGTGTTGCGCAGTAACAAGATCATCCCCATACACTTCCCTCTCCATTTAGCCATGCCCAAATTCATCATTCCAGAAGGACTCCTTCAGACCGAACTCTGGTTGGACACCATGGTGCATCGCTGGTTCAGCTTCTGCCAGGAGCAGTTTGACATTGATGATTACTCTCGTGCCGTTCGAGACGTGAGGACTGACTGGATAGAAGATGGCAAAAGTCCCAAGAAAAGCAGTAAGAACGGGAGTAGCAGCAGTACATGCCCGTCACATAGCAACGTGCCCAACTCACTCACCTACGCCCGGGAAGAACTTACTCAGTCCTTTCACAGACTTTCCGTATGTGTATATGGGAGCAATTTGCATGGGAACAGTGAAGTCAATCTGCAGGGATGTAAGAATCTTTGTGGAGATTGGGCCCTTGCTCCACATGACTCTTTGCATGACTCTGTTGACAACAAATACCTTTTCTCTGAATCGGTGGAAGAATTGAGGCAGCCTGTTCTCGTCAAACCAGATCTTCCGTACGAAGAGCTATGGTTAGACCAGGATATGTCTCAGCTCCCTACACAGACTGCATCATGTAGTGGAAAACATATCACATGTGATGTCAAAAGGAGCTCCTTAAACTCCAAATGTACAGCAGGCACTCAGCTCTACCCTGCCTCAGGACCTGTCAGCTCAATCACAGTGTCTGACATCTACATACCTCCGCCCCCCGTGCCTCCAAAGTCAGAAGCT GTGAAAGAAGAATGCAGGCTTCTAAATGCCCCCCCTGTCCCTCCACGGTGCTCCAAGCCCAGCACGACAAGCCATACTGTCGCAGTTTTATGCACCAACAGCCAGCAACAAAAGACCCGCTCTCCCAGTCCAACATTGTCATACTATTCATCAGGGCTGCACAACAT TGGACTTGGCGATAAAGGAGTCACTCAGCCAGATGAACAAAACCCTGTATGCTATCCGTGCAACTGGATGAAACAAGATACATTAAAAGATGAGAAAACATCACCATGCGGAAGCCCTGATTCTGCTCCCCTGAGACTCTCTTGGCCAAACAATTTCAGTGAGGCAGATTCCCATGAGAACAATTTTTTACCAGGCCAGTGCCGAAGTTATTACAGCTATCCTCGGAAGAAAATGTCAAGCACCTCAAAGGGATATACTTCCACCTCGTTTGACCCAGATGGAAAGGAAGTTTCTGAAGCAAGCACTCTGCCTACGAAATGTAATGAAGCCTCTCAGAAAGCCCACAATTACATCAAATCAAGCTATTCCCTTGAAATGTACAATGACAAGTCTTTAGCTGACTGTAGCACAAAACAGAGTTTATCATGTCCACTGTTACCACCAAGAGTGCCTAAATCGGTTGAGGAGAGTGAAAACAAAGACTTGTCTTCAATGACGGTTGCAGTTGTCGAAACGAAACAGGTAAGTGAGAATTCTCCAGTGGATAAAGAAGATGATTGCACGTTCGGCACCAAAGACTTCACAAACGACGTTTTCTCCATTTCATATCCCTGTTATCCCCCTTTGCAGCTTGGTCCCCAGTCATGCAACAATGGCTCTTCGTGGAAGCCACCCACTAACCTCTCTGGACTTTCAATTGAAGAGGTGTCCAATTCTCTTCGGTTCATAGGCATTTCTGAGGACATCGTCACTTTGTTTGTCTCAGAAAAGATAGATGGAAATTTACTTTTACAGCTGACAGAGGATATCCTGTCTGAAGACTTTAAACTAAGTAAACTTCAAGTGAAGAAACTTATGCAATTTATAAACGGCTGGAGGCCAAAAATGTAA
- the garem gene encoding GRB2-associated and regulator of MAPK protein 1 isoform X2, whose product MDVGLMLYNNLKDVTWSTASIPLDRLVSVYRLPQIVKLDSGELVEGLRENDYVLIHSSRQWTTVTAHSLEEGHYVIGPKIEIPVHYEGQFKLLEQDRDIKEPVQYFSSVEEVAKAFPERVYVMEDIIFNVKVASGECNEDTEVYNITLSTGDELTLMGQAEILYAKTSKEKSRLNTIFKKIGKLNSISKLGRGKMPCLICMNHRTNESISLPFQCKGQFSTRSPLELQMQEGEHTIRNIVERTRLPVNVTVPSSPPRNQHDLHLIREGHRYKLVNIQTKTVVVCCVLRSNKIIPIHFPLHLAMPKFIIPEGLLQTELWLDTMVHRWFSFCQEQFDIDDYSRAVRDVRTDWIEDGKSPKKSSKNGSSSSTCPSHSNVPNSLTYAREELTQSFHRLSVCVYGSNLHGNSEVNLQGCKNLCGDWALAPHDSLHDSVDNKYLFSESVEELRQPVLVKPDLPYEELWLDQDMSQLPTQTASCSGKHITCDVKRSSLNSKCTAGTQLYPASGPVSSITVSDIYIPPPPVPPKSEAVKEECRLLNAPPVPPRCSKPSTTSHTVAVLCTNSQQQKTRSPSPTLSYYSSGLHNIGLGDKGVTQPDEQNPVCYPCNWMKQDTLKDEKTSPCGSPDSAPLRLSWPNNFSEADSHENNFLPGQCRSYYSYPRKKMSSTSKGYTSTSFDPDGKEVSEASTLPTKCNEASQKAHNYIKSSYSLEMYNDKSLADCSTKQSLSCPLLPPRVPKSVEESENKDLSSMTVAVVETKQLGPQSCNNGSSWKPPTNLSGLSIEEVSNSLRFIGISEDIVTLFVSEKIDGNLLLQLTEDILSEDFKLSKLQVKKLMQFINGWRPKM is encoded by the exons ATGGATGTGGGATTAATGCTATATAACAACCTGAAAGATGTGACATGGAGCACGGCGTCAATCCCCTTAGATCGGCTTGTCAGTGTTTACAGGCTGCCCCAGATTGTGAAGCTTGACAGCG GTGAGTTGGTGGAGGGGCTGCGAGAAAATGACTACGTTTTAATACATTCGAGTCGGCAGTGGACTACAGTTACTGCTCACAGTCTAGAGGAGGGCCATTATGTCATTGGGCCTAAAATAGAAATTCCAGTTCATTATGAAG GTCAGTTTAAGCTGTTGGAACAAGACCGAGACATAAAGGAGCCAGTGCAATACTTCAGCAGCGTCGAGGAAGTTGCTAAAGCATTTCCTGAACGTGTTTATGTGATGGAAGATATAATATTTAATGTTAAG GTGGCTTCAGGTGAATGCAATGAGGATACTGAAGTTTACAATATTACGCTGAGCACAGGGGATGAGCTCACTTTGATGGGCCAGGCAGAAATTCTGTATGCAAAAACGTCCAAAGAAAAGTCCAGGCTCAACACGATCTTCAAGAAGATCGGAAAGCTGAACTCCATCAGCAAGCTTGGGCGCGGGAAGATGCCCTGCCTGATCTGCATGAACCACAGGACCAACGAGAGCATCAGCCTGCCGTTCCAGTGTAAAGGCCAGTTCAGCACCCGCAGCCCCCTCGAGCTGCAGATGCAGGAGGGTGAACACACCATCCGCAACATCGTAGAGCGGACACGTCTCCCCGTCAACGTCACCGTCCCAAGCTCGCCTCCCCGGAACCAGCACGACCTCCACCTCATCCGAGAAGGCCACCGCTACAAGCTAGTCAACATCCAGACAAAGACGGTAGTCGTCTGCTGCGTGTTGCGCAGTAACAAGATCATCCCCATACACTTCCCTCTCCATTTAGCCATGCCCAAATTCATCATTCCAGAAGGACTCCTTCAGACCGAACTCTGGTTGGACACCATGGTGCATCGCTGGTTCAGCTTCTGCCAGGAGCAGTTTGACATTGATGATTACTCTCGTGCCGTTCGAGACGTGAGGACTGACTGGATAGAAGATGGCAAAAGTCCCAAGAAAAGCAGTAAGAACGGGAGTAGCAGCAGTACATGCCCGTCACATAGCAACGTGCCCAACTCACTCACCTACGCCCGGGAAGAACTTACTCAGTCCTTTCACAGACTTTCCGTATGTGTATATGGGAGCAATTTGCATGGGAACAGTGAAGTCAATCTGCAGGGATGTAAGAATCTTTGTGGAGATTGGGCCCTTGCTCCACATGACTCTTTGCATGACTCTGTTGACAACAAATACCTTTTCTCTGAATCGGTGGAAGAATTGAGGCAGCCTGTTCTCGTCAAACCAGATCTTCCGTACGAAGAGCTATGGTTAGACCAGGATATGTCTCAGCTCCCTACACAGACTGCATCATGTAGTGGAAAACATATCACATGTGATGTCAAAAGGAGCTCCTTAAACTCCAAATGTACAGCAGGCACTCAGCTCTACCCTGCCTCAGGACCTGTCAGCTCAATCACAGTGTCTGACATCTACATACCTCCGCCCCCCGTGCCTCCAAAGTCAGAAGCT GTGAAAGAAGAATGCAGGCTTCTAAATGCCCCCCCTGTCCCTCCACGGTGCTCCAAGCCCAGCACGACAAGCCATACTGTCGCAGTTTTATGCACCAACAGCCAGCAACAAAAGACCCGCTCTCCCAGTCCAACATTGTCATACTATTCATCAGGGCTGCACAACAT TGGACTTGGCGATAAAGGAGTCACTCAGCCAGATGAACAAAACCCTGTATGCTATCCGTGCAACTGGATGAAACAAGATACATTAAAAGATGAGAAAACATCACCATGCGGAAGCCCTGATTCTGCTCCCCTGAGACTCTCTTGGCCAAACAATTTCAGTGAGGCAGATTCCCATGAGAACAATTTTTTACCAGGCCAGTGCCGAAGTTATTACAGCTATCCTCGGAAGAAAATGTCAAGCACCTCAAAGGGATATACTTCCACCTCGTTTGACCCAGATGGAAAGGAAGTTTCTGAAGCAAGCACTCTGCCTACGAAATGTAATGAAGCCTCTCAGAAAGCCCACAATTACATCAAATCAAGCTATTCCCTTGAAATGTACAATGACAAGTCTTTAGCTGACTGTAGCACAAAACAGAGTTTATCATGTCCACTGTTACCACCAAGAGTGCCTAAATCGGTTGAGGAGAGTGAAAACAAAGACTTGTCTTCAATGACGGTTGCAGTTGTCGAAACGAAACAG CTTGGTCCCCAGTCATGCAACAATGGCTCTTCGTGGAAGCCACCCACTAACCTCTCTGGACTTTCAATTGAAGAGGTGTCCAATTCTCTTCGGTTCATAGGCATTTCTGAGGACATCGTCACTTTGTTTGTCTCAGAAAAGATAGATGGAAATTTACTTTTACAGCTGACAGAGGATATCCTGTCTGAAGACTTTAAACTAAGTAAACTTCAAGTGAAGAAACTTATGCAATTTATAAACGGCTGGAGGCCAAAAATGTAA